A single genomic interval of Fusarium verticillioides 7600 chromosome 8, whole genome shotgun sequence harbors:
- a CDS encoding subtilisin produces the protein MVNFKNIALAVSVLFGCGLAVPAPAAPAAEAGAIIPGSYIITLKPEVDAAMAKTHLKWVKGVHKRSLTKRETEVGVEKTYDSKSGFQGYAGSFDTATIKEIKKSPDVLAVEPNRVWKLNRIKSKRSLEKRDEITQKKSTWGLGTISHRKKGYKEYIYDEYAGTDMYAYVIDGGVRVTHNEFGGRAKAAWTNWKGNNKDDDGHGTHVAGTIAGKTYGVAKKASILSLKVFNGDESDTSIVLDAFNWAVNDIIKKDRTWRAVINMSLGGEKSAAFNKAVDTASKKGVVTVVASGNDAIDAAKESPGSASSAITVGAIDSNWAVADFSNWGKTVDILAPGVGITSAGHKSNTYTFTEDGTSMAAPHVAGLVLYAMSVEEVEGVADITAWLKELATPKKISGNLRGAPNLIANNGNWVQ, from the exons atggTGAATTTCAAGAATATCGCTCTTGCAGTAAGCGTCCTTTTTGGATGTGGACTTGCCGTCCCTGCACCTGCTGcgcctgctgctgaggctggtgctATCATCCCAGGTAGCTACATTATCACCTTGAAGCCCGAGGTTGATGCtgccatggccaagacccATTTGAAATGGGTCAAAGGCGTTCACAAGAGAAGCCTCACCAAGCGCGAGACGGAAGTTGGTGTCGAAAAGACTTATGACAGCAAGTCTGGCTTCCAAGGATATGCTGGATCATTCGACACAGCGACAATCAAGGAGATTAAGAAAAGCCCAGAT GTCCTGGCTGTTGAGCCCAACCGTGTATGGAAGCTTAATCgcatcaagagcaagcgaagcctcgagaagagagatgagatcaCCCAGAAGAAGTCCACCTGGGGTCTCGGCACGATTTCTCATCGCAAAAAGGGCTACAAAGAGTATATCTATGATGAATACGCTGGCACTGACATGTATGCCTATGTTATTGATGGCGGTGTCAGAGTAACTCACAACGAGTTCGGTGGTCGCGCAAAGGCTGCGTGGACGAACTGGAAAGGCAATAATAAGGATGACGACGGTCACGGAACCCATGTTGCTGGTACAATTGCTGGTAAGACCTATGgtgttgccaagaaggccagCATTCTCTCTCTTAAGGTCTTCAATGGTGATGAGTCTGATACGTCTATCGTCCTTGACGCTTTCAACTGGGCCgtcaacgatatcatcaagaaagaTCGCACATGGCGAGCCGTTATCAACATGTCTCTCGGCGGTGAAAAGTCCGCTGCCTTCAACAAAGCTGTTGACACTGCATCCAAGAAAGGTGTCGTTACAGTTGTCGCGTCCGGTAACGATGCCATagatgctgccaaggagTCGCCTGGTTCTGCATCGAGCGCAATCACTGTCGGAGCGATCGATTCCAATTGGGCTGTTGCTGACTTCTCCAACTGGGGAAAGACAGTTGACATCTTGGCCCCGGGAGTAGGCATCACCTCAGCTGGCCACAAATCCAATACTTACACCTTCACCGAGGATGGAACTTCCATGGCTGCTCCTCACGTTGCGGGGTTGGTCTTGTATGCGATGAGCGTGGAGGAAGTCGAGGGAGTTGCTGATATTACCGCTtggttgaaggagctggCGACTCCGAAGAAGATTTCTGGAAATCTTCGTGGAGCGCCTAATCTGATCGCAAATAATGGCAATTGGGTTCAGTAG